The Deinococcus carri genome contains a region encoding:
- a CDS encoding acyl-CoA dehydrogenase — protein sequence MTTITAAEGGMAFALSDDQRMIVQHVREYCRAEIAPKAAEYDRSGEYPREQLRGLAELGLLGATVPEQWDGAGLDSVTYALCLEEIAAADASVAVIVSVQNGLPEQMILKYGTDAQRERYLRPLARGEHIGAFCLTEPGAGSDAASLRLRAERDGDAWVLNGSKAWITSGGQANTYLVMARTGGPGARGVSCFIVPGDTPGLSFGRPEEKMGLHAAHTTTVTFDGVRVPQDNMVGEEGQGLIIALASLDSGRIGIAMQALGIARAALEHAARYASEREQFGKKLREFEGVSFKVARMAARTESARLVALKAAWLKDQGQPYGKEASIAKLLASEAAVDCARDAIQIFGGNGYSREYPVERLYRDAKVTEIYEGTSEIQQLVISRAVFAEY from the coding sequence ATGACCACCATCACCGCCGCCGAGGGGGGAATGGCCTTCGCCCTCTCCGACGATCAGCGCATGATCGTGCAGCACGTGCGCGAGTACTGCCGCGCCGAGATTGCCCCCAAAGCCGCCGAATACGACCGTAGCGGCGAGTACCCGCGCGAGCAACTGCGCGGCCTGGCCGAGCTGGGCCTGCTGGGAGCCACCGTGCCCGAACAGTGGGACGGCGCGGGCCTGGACTCCGTGACCTACGCCCTGTGCCTGGAGGAAATCGCCGCCGCCGACGCCAGCGTGGCCGTAATTGTCAGCGTGCAGAACGGCCTGCCGGAGCAGATGATTCTGAAATACGGCACCGACGCGCAGCGCGAGCGGTACCTGCGCCCCCTCGCCCGTGGTGAACACATCGGCGCGTTCTGCCTCACCGAACCGGGCGCGGGCAGCGACGCGGCCAGTCTGCGCCTGCGGGCCGAGCGCGACGGCGACGCCTGGGTGCTGAACGGCTCCAAGGCCTGGATCACCTCCGGCGGGCAGGCGAACACCTATTTGGTGATGGCCCGCACGGGGGGTCCCGGTGCGCGCGGCGTCTCCTGCTTCATCGTGCCGGGGGACACGCCTGGCCTCAGCTTCGGCCGCCCCGAGGAAAAGATGGGCCTGCACGCGGCCCACACCACCACCGTCACCTTCGACGGCGTGCGCGTGCCCCAGGACAACATGGTGGGTGAGGAGGGCCAGGGCCTGATCATCGCCCTCGCCAGCCTGGACTCGGGGCGCATCGGCATCGCCATGCAGGCGCTCGGCATCGCCCGCGCCGCCCTGGAGCATGCCGCCCGCTACGCCAGCGAGCGCGAGCAGTTCGGCAAGAAACTCCGGGAGTTCGAGGGCGTGTCCTTTAAGGTCGCGCGCATGGCCGCCCGCACCGAGTCGGCCCGCCTGGTCGCCCTCAAGGCCGCCTGGCTCAAGGACCAGGGCCAGCCCTACGGCAAGGAGGCCAGCATCGCCAAGCTGCTCGCCTCGGAGGCCGCGGTGGACTGCGCCCGCGACGCCATCCAGATTTTCGGCGGCAACGGCTACAGCCGCGAGTACCCGGTGGAGCGCCTCTACCGCGACGCCAAGGTGACCGAGATCTACGAGGGCACCAGCGAGATTCAGCAGCTCGTGATCAGCCGGGCGGTGTTCGCGGAGTACTGA
- a CDS encoding LptF/LptG family permease, whose translation MTRLTRYVTRELLPPLVSGTLLFTAILSFGYFFISSQWLRGVPLSLIGQWIAYQVPDTLVKVLPMAVVLMTVVAFGRLATERELVAVQSGGIGLGQVGRPVAVVAALVTALAVWLSLWVAPRANVETRGLYWDALTGAGLSHVIGKTMDLGGNLTLWLGGYDHTRRELKNVRVERWQADDPRRATVIFADSGHFENNQLSLRGYQVYTVNYAAAAGLARVPENDPAAFRAAVQEVFPSVVIPEDAGSTLNLDTGLSRKRTIAEYADAIGADAEGWPELMTKLTAPGVPEQERQDARINLNRKLALPFGNLVLALAALPFALRYGRSLGVSLGIALMIAVAYYLVFFVGLTLAGTLPGLPELGVWLANIVFAGLGLWLLRRA comes from the coding sequence TTGACCCGCCTCACCCGCTACGTCACCCGCGAGCTGCTGCCGCCGCTGGTGAGCGGCACGCTGCTGTTCACGGCGATTCTGAGCTTCGGGTACTTCTTTATCAGCAGTCAGTGGCTGCGGGGCGTGCCGCTCTCGCTGATCGGGCAGTGGATCGCCTATCAGGTGCCCGACACGCTGGTCAAGGTGCTGCCGATGGCGGTGGTGCTGATGACGGTGGTGGCGTTCGGGCGGCTCGCCACCGAGCGCGAACTGGTGGCGGTGCAGTCGGGCGGCATCGGGCTGGGGCAGGTGGGGCGGCCGGTGGCGGTGGTGGCGGCGCTGGTCACGGCCCTCGCCGTCTGGCTGAGCCTATGGGTGGCTCCCCGCGCCAACGTGGAGACGCGCGGGCTGTACTGGGACGCGCTGACGGGCGCGGGCCTCTCGCACGTCATCGGGAAGACGATGGACCTGGGGGGGAACCTCACGCTGTGGCTGGGGGGATATGACCACACCAGGCGGGAGCTGAAGAATGTGCGGGTGGAACGCTGGCAGGCGGACGACCCCAGACGCGCCACCGTGATTTTCGCGGACAGCGGGCACTTCGAGAACAACCAGCTTTCCCTGCGCGGGTATCAGGTGTACACCGTGAACTACGCCGCCGCCGCCGGGCTGGCGCGTGTGCCGGAAAACGACCCCGCCGCCTTTCGCGCCGCCGTGCAGGAAGTCTTTCCCAGCGTGGTGATTCCGGAGGACGCGGGCAGCACCCTGAACCTCGACACCGGCCTCTCGCGCAAGCGGACCATCGCGGAATATGCCGATGCCATCGGTGCAGACGCGGAGGGCTGGCCCGAACTGATGACCAAGCTGACCGCGCCCGGCGTGCCCGAGCAGGAGCGGCAGGACGCCCGCATCAACCTCAACCGCAAGCTGGCCCTGCCCTTCGGCAATCTGGTGCTGGCGCTGGCCGCGCTGCCCTTCGCGCTGCGCTACGGCCGCAGCCTGGGCGTCTCGCTGGGCATCGCGCTGATGATCGCCGTCGCGTACTACCTCGTCTTCTTCGTCGGCCTGACGCTCGCCGGAACGTTGCCGGGCCTGCCCGAACTCGGCGTGTGGCTGGCGAACATCGTCTTTGCCGGGCTGGGGCTGTGGCTGCTGAGGCGGGCGTGA
- a CDS encoding DinB family protein translates to MTDPQPDRLDRAQLAFARLLPKLFRGGQAFVGVEAALSGLDAQTAARRPEHLPHSVAELVAHVNWWNRWMLDIIEMGQALPYPKHAADTWPEVGEADWTRVRSEFYELLARIDTHTARPDLANPVNHDETIGELLADFALHTAHHFGQVVTVRQALGAWPPPGGGDTW, encoded by the coding sequence ATGACTGACCCCCAACCCGACCGCCTTGATCGCGCCCAGCTCGCCTTTGCCCGCCTGCTGCCCAAGCTGTTCCGGGGGGGACAGGCGTTCGTGGGCGTGGAGGCGGCGCTGAGCGGGCTGGACGCGCAGACGGCCGCGCGCCGTCCCGAGCACCTGCCGCACAGCGTGGCCGAGCTGGTCGCGCATGTGAACTGGTGGAACCGCTGGATGCTGGACATCATCGAGATGGGCCAGGCGCTGCCGTACCCGAAGCACGCGGCGGACACCTGGCCCGAGGTGGGCGAGGCGGACTGGACACGGGTGCGCAGCGAGTTCTACGAGCTGCTGGCCCGCATCGACACCCACACCGCCCGCCCCGACCTCGCCAACCCGGTCAACCACGACGAGACCATCGGGGAGCTGCTGGCCGACTTCGCACTGCACACGGCACACCATTTCGGGCAGGTGGTGACGGTGCGACAGGCCCTGGGGGCGTGGCCTCCTCCGGGGGGCGGGGACACGTGGTGA
- a CDS encoding aspartate aminotransferase family protein, with translation MTDSPTSSVFYRSRKPYPTAVRGEGVYLYDAGGRRYLDGSSGALVANIGHGRAEVAEALARQARELPFVHGSQFTSPVLEEYAARLMTFLGLLDFRFWAVSGGSEANESAIKLARQYHVERGEPGRYKVITRVPSYHGASLGALAASGMGARRAIYAPLLNEAAWPKMPRPDPTLSGEADAERLRTVLEEAGPESVAAFIAEPVVGASDAALTPNAGYHARIAEICREYGVLFVADEVMSGMGRCGSPLAIRLHDDVTPDLVVLGKGLAAGYAPLAGLAASPEVYDTVMNGSGAFKHGFTYAGHPVSVAAGLAVLDIVEREELTQRARVQGERLLAGLRELKERHPVVLEARGQGLLLGLVLGDPATGEAFGTPGIAERVAKAAWERGLITYPGTGAVDGTRGDHLLLGPPLSITDAEVEELLAALDGALEEAEG, from the coding sequence ATGACCGATTCCCCCACCTCCAGCGTCTTCTACCGTTCCCGCAAGCCCTACCCGACCGCCGTGCGCGGCGAGGGTGTGTATCTCTACGACGCCGGGGGGCGGCGGTATCTGGACGGTTCCTCCGGCGCGCTGGTGGCGAACATCGGGCACGGGCGGGCGGAGGTAGCGGAGGCGCTGGCGCGGCAGGCCCGCGAACTGCCCTTCGTCCACGGGTCGCAGTTCACCTCGCCCGTGCTGGAGGAGTATGCCGCGCGGCTGATGACGTTTCTGGGTCTGCTCGACTTCCGCTTCTGGGCCGTCTCGGGCGGCTCGGAGGCGAATGAGAGCGCCATCAAGCTCGCGCGGCAGTACCACGTGGAACGGGGCGAGCCGGGGCGCTACAAGGTCATTACGCGAGTGCCCAGTTACCACGGGGCCTCGCTGGGAGCACTGGCCGCATCGGGGATGGGGGCGCGGCGGGCCATCTACGCGCCCCTGCTGAACGAGGCCGCCTGGCCGAAGATGCCCAGGCCGGACCCCACCCTTTCCGGCGAGGCCGATGCCGAACGCCTGCGCACCGTGCTGGAGGAGGCCGGGCCGGAAAGCGTCGCGGCCTTTATCGCGGAGCCGGTGGTCGGTGCGTCGGACGCGGCGCTGACCCCGAATGCGGGCTACCACGCCCGCATCGCTGAGATTTGCCGCGAATACGGTGTGCTGTTCGTGGCCGACGAGGTGATGAGCGGGATGGGCCGCTGCGGCTCGCCGCTGGCCATCCGCCTGCATGACGACGTGACCCCAGACCTCGTGGTGCTGGGCAAGGGGCTGGCGGCGGGGTATGCGCCCCTGGCAGGCCTCGCCGCGAGTCCAGAGGTCTACGACACGGTGATGAACGGCTCGGGGGCCTTCAAGCACGGCTTCACCTACGCGGGCCATCCGGTCAGCGTGGCGGCGGGCCTCGCCGTGCTGGACATCGTGGAGCGCGAGGAGCTGACCCAGCGGGCGCGGGTGCAGGGGGAGCGGCTGCTGGCGGGCCTGCGCGAACTGAAGGAACGGCACCCCGTCGTGCTGGAAGCACGGGGGCAGGGGCTGCTGCTGGGCCTGGTGCTGGGCGACCCGGCGACCGGGGAGGCGTTCGGGACGCCGGGTATCGCGGAACGGGTGGCAAAAGCGGCCTGGGAACGCGGCCTGATTACCTACCCGGGCACGGGGGCGGTGGACGGCACCCGCGGCGACCACCTGCTGCTCGGCCCGCCGCTGAGCATCACGGACGCGGAGGTGGAGGAGCTGCTGGCGGCGCTGGACGGGGCGCTGGAGGAGGCAGAAGGCTGA
- a CDS encoding DUF4180 domain-containing protein: protein MKMGEAPRIRTAGELGVALRTPADVGELIGAAYDLDGLILTEADLAPEFFRLRSGLAGEAFQKFTNYRIRVALVLPDFAAHGERFAELAHEHAAHSLIRFLQTEEEARNWLEASAGA, encoded by the coding sequence ATGAAGATGGGCGAAGCTCCCCGGATACGGACGGCAGGTGAGTTGGGAGTCGCGCTCCGCACCCCGGCCGACGTGGGCGAGCTGATAGGCGCGGCCTATGATCTGGACGGCCTGATCCTGACGGAAGCCGACCTGGCCCCCGAGTTCTTCCGGCTGCGCAGCGGCCTGGCGGGCGAGGCGTTCCAGAAGTTCACGAACTACCGCATTCGTGTGGCCCTGGTACTGCCGGACTTCGCGGCCCACGGCGAACGCTTCGCGGAGCTGGCCCATGAACACGCCGCACACAGCCTGATCCGCTTCTTGCAGACCGAGGAGGAGGCCCGGAACTGGCTGGAGGCCAGCGCCGGGGCCTGA
- a CDS encoding L-glutamate gamma-semialdehyde dehydrogenase has translation MTSTLMEGFLPFEHEPYFNFGREEVAGQQREAYRTVREKYVGRSFPMYICGQSVEGSETFDVHNPADTREVVWRFPKATPEQLEEAIGCAKAAFEEWRFSDPMQRATIFKRAADLLRARRMEFNAVMGLENGKNWAEADGEVAECVDHFEVFARETLKWAQGKPVYPMPDEHVTMVYEPIGVVAVISPWNFPAAIPLGMALGAMAAGNTVVWKPASETPLSSLLLVELLFEAGLPRNVIQFLTGTDDVLGDPLVDHKDIRMIAFTGSKEIGCRIMERAAKVQPGQKWLKKVMAEMGGKDPTVVCADADLDDAARGIVQAAFGYAGQKCSACSRVIAEDSVYDELLDKVVKLASELKVGSPEENAALGPVIHGGSADRIMGYVEKGRGTARLVLGGERAESGEREGGYIQPTIFADVDPRDPLFQEEIFGPVLSFTRARDWRHAIDLANDSEYGLTAAFYSRDPQKINEARRLIHVGNLYVNRKCTGALSGTHAFGGYGMSGTNAKVGGPDYLFWFLQTKTVAQKY, from the coding sequence ATGACCAGCACGCTGATGGAGGGCTTCCTCCCGTTCGAACATGAGCCGTATTTCAACTTTGGCCGCGAGGAGGTGGCCGGGCAGCAGCGCGAGGCCTACCGAACGGTGCGGGAGAAGTACGTGGGCCGCAGCTTCCCGATGTATATCTGCGGCCAGTCCGTCGAGGGCAGCGAGACGTTCGACGTCCACAACCCGGCGGACACCCGCGAGGTGGTGTGGCGCTTTCCCAAGGCCACGCCGGAGCAGCTCGAAGAGGCCATCGGGTGCGCCAAGGCGGCCTTCGAGGAGTGGCGCTTTTCCGACCCGATGCAGCGCGCGACCATCTTCAAGCGGGCCGCGGACCTGCTGCGCGCCCGCCGGATGGAGTTCAACGCGGTGATGGGCCTGGAAAACGGCAAGAACTGGGCCGAGGCGGACGGCGAGGTTGCCGAGTGCGTGGACCACTTCGAGGTCTTCGCCCGCGAGACGCTGAAGTGGGCACAGGGCAAGCCGGTCTACCCCATGCCCGACGAACACGTCACGATGGTGTACGAGCCGATTGGTGTGGTGGCCGTCATCAGCCCCTGGAACTTCCCGGCGGCGATTCCGCTGGGGATGGCGCTGGGCGCGATGGCGGCGGGCAACACCGTGGTGTGGAAACCGGCCTCTGAGACGCCGCTGAGCAGCCTGCTGCTGGTGGAGCTGCTGTTCGAGGCGGGCCTGCCGCGCAACGTCATCCAGTTCCTGACCGGCACGGACGACGTGCTGGGCGACCCGCTGGTGGACCACAAGGACATCCGCATGATCGCCTTTACCGGCTCCAAGGAAATCGGCTGCCGCATCATGGAGCGCGCCGCGAAGGTGCAGCCGGGCCAGAAGTGGCTGAAAAAAGTCATGGCCGAGATGGGCGGCAAGGACCCCACGGTGGTCTGCGCCGACGCCGACCTCGACGACGCCGCGCGGGGCATCGTGCAGGCGGCCTTCGGGTACGCGGGGCAGAAGTGCAGCGCGTGCAGCCGCGTGATTGCCGAGGACAGCGTGTACGACGAGCTGCTGGACAAGGTGGTCAAGCTCGCCTCTGAACTGAAGGTCGGCTCGCCCGAGGAGAACGCGGCCCTCGGCCCGGTGATTCATGGGGGCAGCGCGGACCGCATCATGGGCTACGTCGAGAAGGGCAGGGGCACGGCCCGTCTGGTGCTGGGCGGCGAACGCGCCGAGAGCGGGGAGCGCGAGGGCGGGTACATCCAGCCCACCATCTTCGCGGACGTGGACCCGCGCGACCCCCTCTTTCAGGAGGAGATTTTCGGGCCGGTGCTGAGCTTTACACGGGCGCGCGACTGGCGGCACGCCATCGACCTCGCCAACGACTCCGAGTACGGCCTGACTGCCGCCTTCTACAGCCGCGACCCGCAGAAAATCAACGAGGCCCGCCGCCTGATTCACGTCGGGAACCTGTACGTGAATCGCAAGTGCACCGGGGCGCTGTCGGGCACCCACGCCTTCGGCGGCTACGGCATGAGCGGCACGAACGCCAAGGTGGGCGGCCCGGATTACCTGTTCTGGTTCCTTCAGACGAAGACGGTGGCGCAGAAGTATTGA
- the fabZ gene encoding 3-hydroxyacyl-ACP dehydratase FabZ gives MEPMLIQDVLKILPHRFPFVLVDRVLSAGNGEAHALKNVTINEPFFPGHFPQEPVMPGVLIVEALAQASMFCLHEQLEPGTVGYLAGVEGARFKRKVIPGDQLHLHARLEFLRRGLGKTTCRAEVDGQVAAEATILFAVGKG, from the coding sequence ATGGAACCCATGCTCATTCAGGACGTGCTGAAGATTCTGCCGCACCGTTTTCCCTTCGTGCTGGTGGACCGGGTGCTGAGCGCCGGGAACGGCGAGGCCCACGCCCTCAAGAACGTGACGATCAACGAACCCTTCTTTCCCGGCCACTTTCCGCAGGAACCCGTGATGCCGGGGGTGCTGATCGTGGAGGCCCTCGCACAGGCCAGCATGTTCTGTCTGCACGAGCAGCTCGAACCCGGCACGGTCGGCTACCTCGCGGGCGTGGAGGGCGCGCGCTTCAAGCGCAAGGTGATTCCCGGCGACCAGCTTCACCTGCACGCGCGCCTGGAGTTCCTGCGCCGCGGCCTGGGCAAGACCACCTGCCGCGCCGAGGTGGACGGCCAGGTGGCGGCGGAGGCGACGATTCTGTTTGCGGTGGGGAAAGGGTGA